The Muntiacus reevesi chromosome 15, mMunRee1.1, whole genome shotgun sequence region GAACAGGCAGCAAACACCTGCAGTCTGGCCTCAGAGCCTgccctggccttcaccatctctccACACGAGGGATGGAACTACAGCCTCCAGACAGATGACCTGTCAAAGGCTGAGGGCTTTAGGCTCATCAGAGATTCGGGCTTCTCACAGAGGAGGAGGCGGCATCCTGCTGGCTTTGAGGGGACCCATGGTGGTGGGGGAGGCTCCAACAGACAGAAGTTGAAGGGAAAATCCAAAGCTAAAAGCTGAATGAACCCTTCCTCGAGTCCATCTGGCGCCTTACCCTTATACATTTCTTCTTCCAGCTCAATCTCAAGGGCAGCCGCTGCCTGCTCAATCCAAGAGTTGTGCAGACAAGCCTGGAAGTTCCGATACTCCGCTTTTTCAATCTGTCGAGCTAAACGGATTCGCTCCTAGGGACAAGGCAGAGAAAGTATTCACCTGACAGAGGGTTCAGGCCTCTGGGGAAAAAAGGCTCATTtaaactgtgtttttaaaaaagctcttTACTTTAGTGCTGAGAGAGAGGCACCTCAGCTCCCAACAAAAAGCATTTGCTTTGGTTCCTGGTTAAAGTAATCACTACTGGTGAGCATGTACACACGAACCTCAAAGGCCGGCCTTCCAAGCCAACTTGAACAGCCCCTCTTCCTGGCAGCCCACCTTGGTCAGACTCCCAATCTACATGTGTTCAAAGGGGAAACGTGTTCCCCAGACACCATGGCTGACCTTCACAGCCGAGCTGAGACCTGAAAACACCCCAACAGCCGAGTTAGGGCCCAGCTCTCACTCCACAGGGATTAACACAGAACTGTCACAGGACTGCCTTCCCCCTCTGTCATCCTCCTCCCAAAACACTTCGATTCTCCTTCTTATGCATACTGGGTTCAGACCGCAGTGACaggaaacagcaaaaaaaaaaaaaaaaaaatgggaaagatcTTGTGAGGTGGGGAAAGAGCCACGCGAAGCCTGGTGGCTCCTAAGCCTCTCTGCAGTCTCTACCTGTCTGTCTCATCTCCCACATTTTCCCATACAGCTGACATTCTGGAGCCATTCCTTGCCTTTTGCTCCCCCAATTCCTGGAATTACATCCCTTCTTCACCTCCTCACATCTCTGCCTGCAGCAGGCTTGGAGGAAACTAAATCCCCTGCCTGTGTCACTATATGCCCACCCGCCCACGGTGCTCCATCTGTACCTGAACTGCAACCTGCCCCACGAGCCAGTGGACTCCTATGGAAAAGAGGCCACGCCGCTTTGGTGCCTGACGCGCTACAGCCCAGAGTAAGCAGCACTCACTCAAGTGAATGTTTACTGAGTTAAGTAAAACCCCAAAGGTAGGAATTATAGGCATCTGCTTCAGGGATGTGACAGACCTTTAGTTTCTGCCTCAGCAAGACACACTGACCCCACTTCCCTACAACCATCCATCTGTCCAACGAGATGTCCAGACAGCCGTGCTCACTGCCCTGGCCAGTGGTGTTGGTGGGGCTGATGGTGGAAGTTGCAGGGGCCACAGTAAAGCAAGGGTTCATGAAGGAAATCCTCACTCTTTGGCCATttgccctttcctcctttctcagagGAACGGcgccctccttttcttttttacacaAAACTATGAATTAGTTTCCAAGAGCGGTACTGCAAGAATCCCACGGCAAAGTGAGGGAACAGCACAAGCCCTCCCCTCGTCAGCACTGGGCCTCTAGCTTTCCTTTTTACCTTGACTGCATCCATGTACTTTGTCTGCACAGGGAACAGTGGGATGTCCTCATCTTTCTTGAGGGTCTTGTAAATCTTCTTAAAGTTGATCACATCCTCAGGCCCAACCAACATCAGGCTGAGGCCTTCATTGGTGGCACGGGCAGTCCGACCGCTTCGGTGGACATAAATCTCTGAGGTGCGAGGGACCTACCAAAGAAGGAACTGGGAGGTCAACACGTGGCTGTCCCCAAACACCGCTCATCCCCTCAAGGCGAACAACCCAAAGCAggaccctcctccctcccagccaggcagctaGAAACCTTGCCAGCCCTGTGGAGAGATTAAGCCCTTCTCCCTAGAGCCCACACCCAAACTGTCCCCAGGTTTAGCCCGTTCACTGTGCAggctctgccccctgccctggtTCAGGTTCTCATGACCATGGAAAAGTGGGTATGTCATCCACAGCTAACGTGGCATGGAGCTGACGATCCCTCCCTCCCCGCGCCGTGGCACACACCACTAATCAAGAACAGTCTTCTCCACTGAGCCCAGGTAATGCTCAGTGTCTTTCCCAAAGCACTGCTCTAAGCAGACCTAGtggatggtggagtagaaggatgtgtactcatcttctcctgcgagaactccaGAACTGTAACTAACCACTGaaaaaccatcaacaggagaatgctgGATCCCAATGAAAAAAGATATCCCaaatccaagggcaaaggagaagccccaacaaaatggtaggaggggcaaaactatgtttagaatcaaatcccatGCCCGCCAGAGATGCtgagagggctcaaacaaaaccgtgtgcacaccaggacccagacccacagagactgagccagacctgcctttgaggatttgagtgtctcctgcagaggcatgggtcggCACTGGTCTGCCACGggcacaggggctctggctgcagcagacctgggaggtgcGGCGTGTGgcctaagtcctcttggaggaggtcaccattagccctaccatagagccACGGAGCAGATGACCCGCAGACTGGAGAACAATTACACCAAGgaagttcttgcactgttgcaaaagttttagggcccacaacagatttcccaacctggggatctggcaaaaggACTGaaaacccccagggaatttgactttgaaggtcagtgggatttgattacagaacttccacaggactggggaaacacactctcagagggcacaaacaaaaccttgtgtgcaccaggacccaggagaaaggagaagtgaccccacaagagactgagccagacttgcctgtgagtgtccaggagcctcgggtggaggcgtgggtcagcagtggcctgccatgggGTCAGAGGCACTGACTGCAACAGTCCTGGGAGCCGCAGCATGCTGGcttaagtccttttgaaggaggtctccattaTCCCTACCAtatttggcctcaggccaaaccacgaggagagaacacagccccacccatcaacagaaaattggattaaagacttcCTGAGCATGGCCCTACCcttcagagcaagacccagattaCCCAtagtcagtccctcccatcaggaagcttccacaagccttttatccttatccatcagagggaagagaatgaaaaccacaatcacagaaaactaaccaaactgatcacatgatcacagccttgtgtaactcaatgaaactatgagctatgccctgtagggccacctaagacagatgggtcatggtggagggttctgacaaaacatgatccactggagaatggaatggcaaaccacataagcattcttgccttgagaatcccattaacagtatgaaaaggcaaaaagatatgacactgaaagatgaactccccacgtTGGTTAAGTGCCTAATATGCTAATGGGaaaaagtggagaaatagctccagaaacaaGGAAGACGCTGAgataaagcaaaaacaccacctaggtgtggatgtgactggtgatggaagtaaagtccgatgctgtaaagaacaacattacATAGGAAtgtggaatgttaggcccatgcaTCAAGGCAAATGGAAGTGGCAAataggagacggcaagagtgaacgtcgacattttaggaatcagtgagctaaaatggaccgGAACCAGCAAATTTAAGTTAGTGCTCTAAGCGTCGCTACCCATGGTTCATGATGGTGCCAGAAGTGATGCATCCTTCCTCTTTCAGCACACACCCCCTCTTCTCACTTCCCAGCAACAGCCCACTACCACAtgttctcctccttccttccctaccTCTACCTGCCTGAATCCTCTCCATCCCTGAATGCCAAGCATCTTTTAGTAAGCACTTTCCAACCTAACCTCCCACACCAGAAGTTATCTCTTTGTCCAACTTTATTTTGCCACTTTCCAGTATCTTCTGCCTTAAATTATGGCTGCAGGCATCTCACCTCCTCTAGTGGATTTGATATTTCTTAGGGGCTGGGAACGTATTTTGTTCATCTGGATATTTCCCACAGACTGACCCAGACTCTTTCCcaaaaagaggaagaataaaGATTTGCTCAACTGAACTGGCACCCTCAAAGACTGTTAAAAGCATGaaagatttaaaggaaaaaaaagaaagcaagaaggatttaaaaggagaaatgatTACCCCAGTTACTGAGTACTTACACTGTGCTAGGTGATCCATCAGCATTAGTTCATTTAATCAGAATAACCCCATGGAGGAGGTAGCAGCATCCCCACTCCCAGTTTACAATGACATTGAAACCAAAGAAACTCAGTAACATGCCAAAAGCTAACCCACTAAGAAGCAGCCAATCAGCATTCAAATGCTGGAAGTGAGGTTCTAGAGGCCATGATTCTAAACCCCATTCTCTGCTAATTTTTCCTAAGTTCACGCACTAACATTAACATCCGCATCAACAGCAGCTAACATTTAGGAATTGCCACCTGCCTTTCTAAACTCCTCACACATAATAACCTATTTCACCTTGCAGGACTTAACCACCACACTCTTTTCTCTATAGCAGGGTAATCATTTTACATGCTAAACTTTACTATGCCCATTTCATGGAAGAAACTTAGACTCTAACCTGCCAGTATTACGTAGCCTGCCCAAGTCAAAAAGAGAGGGGCTATCTGACATCAAACAATGTAAGGAGGTTTTGGAGAATAAATCTCACCATAGTAAGTGGAAGCAGCTAGCTGGTCACTAGACGCCAGTGGTATTCTCTGTTGAATGAAGCCTTGGGACCAACAATCTCCTCCTTGCTCTCTCCCTCAacctttgctttaaaaattctctGCTCAATGCTGGAAGGTGCCCACAAGTTCCCTGATGTCCCTACCTGGTAATGGATGACATGCTGGACTTTTGGAATATCCAGGCCCCGAGCTGCCACATCTGTCGCCAGGAGCACACAACTGTGGTAGAGAGAGAAAGCTCATTAATAACTAACAGCTATCATTAATCAACTCCTTACCACAATCGAGTACTCTAAACACTACAACCCTTActaacattctacaaaataacacTATTATGTACATATCTCCTTttgagagatgaagaaactgaggctcagagatactAACCTCCCAAGATACATACATGGCTATTCGACtgtggagccaggattcaaacctgggtTTCACTGGCCACAATCAATAAAGCCACACTCCGCAATAACACAGACCAATTTAAGTGAATTAAACAGGGTCATACCCTAGGTCAGTGACCTCATCTCCTATCACCCTCCCACTTAATTCCCTCTGTCACAGAGGTAGACAGCCTTGCTTTTGCTCAAACATGCCAGATCTGCTCTTGCCTCCAAGTCTTTGCTTAGTGCACTTCAGGCCAGAAAGGTTTTCCTCAGAGtcacatttccttccttccttccatgctCTGCTGCCATCTTACCTTATGAGAAAAGCCTCCCAGACCACACACCCACAGTCTGCACAACTCCCTATATAACTCGACTTCTTAGCACCGAGCACCACTTGACAAACTATATACTTACTTTTCCCTCCACATGGACGTAAACTCCCTGAGAGCAGGGACTTTGCATGACTCACTATTCTATTACCAGGCCCTAGAACAGCAGCAGGTTCAAAACAAGCACTCAATACTATGTACTGGATGATGTTTCCTAATGTATTCGGAGTTTGAGAAGAGTCAAAAGCACCTGAGGtatgtcttaaaaataaatgtactaGATGAGAGCGAACCTGCCTCATGCTGtgcagaattaaaagaaaaaagggtgGGGCGACTACCTTCTCCTAATAAGGCTCCCAAGAGAGAAGGTAGCTTCCCGCCCTCCTGGCAACCTGGACCCAATGGTCAATCTGTGGACAGGCCTGACTTACTCCTCCAGATGGGCAAACTGCTCCAGGTTTCTGAGCCTCTGCTTCTGGTGCATGCAGGCATGCAGGGTCAGCGGCATGATGTCCAGGACTTTGAGGAGCCCGGAGAGGCGCTTGATGCAGGAGATACTGTTGGCGAACACTAAGGTGCGGCCTGGATACTGCATCAGGAAGTAGTACAGATACAAGTCTTTCTCATCAGTCTCACAATGGATCTTGGTCTCTGTCAGCGTCTCTACCGTGGCCTCCTTTCTTGTGAGGTCAATGACCTTGGGCTTACCCCTCATGCCAATCTTCTGCACGAGGAGGTCAAGTTTGGCAGTTTTGTCGATTTTCTTAGCGTGCTTCTTGTGAAGGATGCGGGCAGGAGCCTGATGTACCAGGGTCAGTGTGGCGGAGAAAACAAGGGTCTGCCTCTTTGGGCTGTACTGGGAATCACTGAGCACCTCCAGCAGCTGTGAGAGCTCAGCAAAGTGGCCTTTCTCAACCATCCGGTCAGCCTCATCGATCACCAGGCACCTGCGGATCCAGACAGCCCCGTCATCACTCGGCTAGGAGCAGGGAAGGAGTCACCACAGTATACGCTACcaggaccccccaccccccaagacaAACACCACTTTCACCACCTCCACCAGGGCCCTCAACCATGCCTGGTCTTCTCAAGGCCAAGTCTGGCTAGTACCCACGACGGCACCCTGTGGCAGGAAGGAGGCGCTGTGCCAGGTCACCTCAGGCCCACTGCAGAacagggggtgggggaaaggaggGAACTCTCACCTGAGCTGCCGGAGGTTGCTCAAATGGGGGTGTTTTTCTTTAACTAGCTCCCACAGCCGGCCTGGAGTGGCGATGACAATCTCAGGCTGGCGGTTCAGCATCCTCTGCTGTTTCTGCGTAGACATTCCACCAACCAGAATAGCGGTTTTAATGCCTGTGGTTCACACAACACGAGGGGCAGTGTTAGTCTGATGGCTTATTTCTTCCACCGTGGACACAGGTGCCCCCAGATTAGCAAAGGCTGCCAGTCAGTGGCacagctcccttctccaggggagtgcTAAGAGCTGGCCTGGGCTGCTGATGCCGTTACTGCAGGGCTTACCCGGTCTGCTATGATCTAGGCCCAGCCTACTTCCCTAACCTCATTTTCCCCTACTCTTTCCCCTGACCCACAACCGTACGGCTGCATTTGAACCCAGGCATGGTGACATCTGAGGTTCTGGAGAAACAGACCAATGGCACACTGCAGCGCTGGGAAAGACGGAACCAGCAGCTGTGACACTTCTCCTGGGGAATTCCTGCCCGTTCCCCTCAATCCGGATCCATCTGAATCTCCTCTAATGCTAgtgctctcttctcctctctaCAGGAGGACTTCTCAAGGTATCCAGTGTGGGAGGAACAAAAAGGCTCATGCAGGCAAAGTGCTTAGTCAGGTGCCTCATATACACAGTAACAGCTCGGTAAAGAACCGTTCCTTTTACTCTAAAATGGAAGCCCCCACTATGCAGCCTTTCCCAAGGAATTCCCTGAGAAAATTAAGTGCTAATGCCCTAAGGCAGAAGTCAGCACACTTTCTGAAGAGTCAACAGCTGTGGCCCTGCGTGTGGGCTAAACGGTCTCTGTCCCAACTACCACCTCTATTCCACTCTTCATGGTGGTGCAAACGTGGCCACAGACAATGTGTAAATACGTAGGTGTGGCAGTACTTTATgtaccagaaaagaaaaataaacaaaccacccCCTAAATAGCGGTTTGCCAAACCCTGTCCCACGTATCCACTGTATTCAGTGAGTTAACTAATTGCTTATGCAGCCAGAACAGCGTTAGCTATGTGTTATCCTTGGGAGAATTAAGAATGTGTCACTCAAACAGTTTTCTGTCAGGCTTAATTCTCTGGCAAATCAAATTCCTTCTAGAGGGCAGGAGGTATAGCTCATTCACCTCTGCCACCTCCGCAACTGGGATCCTTTCAGGGAACATTTATTCAATGGAATTAAACCTCACTTGTAAACTTGGCCACAGCATCGACGTGTTGTTTGACCTGAACGGCGAGCTCTCGAGTGGGAGTCAGAACCAGTCCAAGCAGAGGACGCTTCGGCGGTGCAATGCTGCCACCCAATTCTTGTTTTAACTTTCCAGTCTGCTCTTCATCGTGCTTTTCCACCTGGTTTTCTTCCTGTTCGGGGATGGGCttctccctgatcagggaagaagGTCCTTCACCAGCATCAACATCGTCGTCACAGGAGAGCAGCCCCTGTTCTGAGGGGGCAGCTCCAGTCTTGGTTCCTGCCTGGCTGGGTAGTGTTCCAGTCTTCGCTCCAACCTCACTGGAAAGTGCTTCCCCCTCAATTCCAATCTCATCAGGCAAAGCGCCAGCCCTGCCTGGGGATCCATTCTCAGCTCCAGGCTCACTACCGGTCTCCCCAGGCGGCGCTCCTGTGCTCCT contains the following coding sequences:
- the DDX24 gene encoding ATP-dependent RNA helicase DDX24 gives rise to the protein MKLKEKKSSPKPINSGRFQKKGIKVVGQWKEVKIDPNMFADGQMDDLVCFEELTDYRLVSPAKSSSSLFLKEEPKKRKAQAVSEGEEEGEPSSSKKKMKLKKSKDVETEGISAQKAFEVKDTEPVPQGEGTICPDPEVGEMASKSPAQTVPKKRKKKGKKKSAPSQGTSPKVPKKAKTWMPETHDHKADVSAWKDLFVPKPVLRALSFLGFSAPTPIQALTLAPAIRDKLDVLGAAETGSGKTLAFAIPLIHTVLQWQVKKKPAPAPRSTGAPPGETGSEPGAENGSPGRAGALPDEIGIEGEALSSEVGAKTGTLPSQAGTKTGAAPSEQGLLSCDDDVDAGEGPSSLIREKPIPEQEENQVEKHDEEQTGKLKQELGGSIAPPKRPLLGLVLTPTRELAVQVKQHVDAVAKFTSIKTAILVGGMSTQKQQRMLNRQPEIVIATPGRLWELVKEKHPHLSNLRQLRCLVIDEADRMVEKGHFAELSQLLEVLSDSQYSPKRQTLVFSATLTLVHQAPARILHKKHAKKIDKTAKLDLLVQKIGMRGKPKVIDLTRKEATVETLTETKIHCETDEKDLYLYYFLMQYPGRTLVFANSISCIKRLSGLLKVLDIMPLTLHACMHQKQRLRNLEQFAHLEDCVLLATDVAARGLDIPKVQHVIHYQVPRTSEIYVHRSGRTARATNEGLSLMLVGPEDVINFKKIYKTLKKDEDIPLFPVQTKYMDAVKERIRLARQIEKAEYRNFQACLHNSWIEQAAAALEIELEEEMYKGGKVDEQEERRRQKQIKILKKELRHLLSQPLFKDDLKTKYPTQSGKLPVLMSAPRKGESALSCLSKQKKKKKKKQQPKEQPQGQPQPSTSAG